The segment AGAATCAAACAGATGAGCCTTAGAAAGGGCGAAATACCTCTGGGAGAGGCAAGGGATATTGTCTTCAACGCCACACCGGCAATTATTATCAACAGTCCAGAGAGAGGATATATAGCACTTTCGAGGGTATGCACCCATCTTGGGTGTCTTGTGGAGTATGATAAGGGTAAAAAAAGGCTATTATGCCCCTGCCATGCAGGGATATATGACCTCGAAGGAAATGTTTTATCAGGCCCGCCACCGAGACCTCTACCTAAGATTCCCTTAAGGATAGAGGGAGAAATTATTGTGATAGGGTGAGAAAATGTGGAAGAAGATAAGGGATTGGCTCGAGATAAGAATAGGCCTTGATAACCTCGTAAGGACGCAGGTGAAAGAATTCAGGGTGCCGGGGAATATTAATATCTTTTACACCCTCGGATTTGTTGCATTAACTGCGTATGTGCTTCAAGTAATATCTGGTATCTTTCTCCTCATATATTATGTGCCCCATTCAGAGCATGCCTTCAGTAGTGTTCAGGATATAATGAACAAGGTGCCCTATGGATGGCTCTTCAGGCAGATGCATGTGGCGGGTAGCAACCTCATGGTGGCCGTGGTCTTTCTCCATCTGTTTTCTGTATTCTTCATGGGGAGTTATAAAAAACCGAGGGAGATGACATGGGTCACTGGATGCTTGATGTTGTTCACTGTCCTCTTTTTTTGCCTCAGCGGGTATCTGCTGCCATGGAGTCAGTTGAGCTATTGGGCAACAACCATTGTTACTACCATGCCGACAGCTTTCCCGGTTATTGGTGATTTTATAGCCTGGATATTAAGAGGCGGTGACTATGTTTCAGGAAGCACACTTAATAGATTCTTTGCCATCCATGTGGCTTTGTTGCCTCCTGTTTTTTTATTCTTAATGGGTCTTCATATATTTCTGGTAAGGCGTATCGGTCTTTCATCGCCGCCCCTGGGGACTTCAAGTAAGAAAGGGCACTGGACTGAATACAGGCCAGAAACTCACCCTGAGGGATACCCATTTTATCCATATTTTGTGATGAAAGAGTTGGTTATGGTGATGATTTACCTCGCCCTCATGTTCTTTATAATCGCTTTCCTGCCAACACTGTTTCTACCAGGGGACGCCAATAGCCCTGCAAACCCCTTCAAGACACCTGTTCACATAAGACCTGAATGGTATTTCCTGGCGCCATACCAGATGCTGAAGCTCATCCCGAATAAATTCCTCGGCATAACCGCAGAGTTAATACTAATTGGAATCTTTCTCTTATGGCCGTTCTTTGATACAAAAGAAGAAAGAAATATACTTAAAAGACCCCGCCTGCTTGGTGTGTTCATATTTTCAGTGACCATCTGGGTAGTATTAACAATCTGGGGGAGGTATTGATGAGATACAGGATTTTCTGGATGCCCCTGCTTTTATTACTTCTAATTTTTACTCTAACCTCAGTTGCTATTGCAGGATTCAGGGAGCTCTTCGAAAAAGAGTTTCTTACCGAGCCATGGGCAGGCCCAAAGGTGGAAAAGGATGTCTGTATCGAATGCCATACCTCTGACATCATGAAGCCCCGGTTTCGAGTTATAGTTGATGAGTGGAAGATGAGCTGGCATTCTCAGAACAATGTTTCATGCCATGACTGCCATGGCGGTGACCCTAAGGATGCTGCGATGTCGATGTCCCCACAGAGGGGGTTTGCAGGAACTCCAAAATACGCTGATGTCCCCGAGTTCTGCGGTAAATGTCATATCGGCATACTGAAGAATTATCTTGAAAGCGGGCATGGAAAGACACTCAAGGCTACAAGAAAGGGGCCAAATTGTGTAACCTGTCATGGTTCTCACAATATCCAGAAGGCAAGTATAGATATTATAAGTGAGCAACAGTGCTCGAAGTGCCACTCTTACGAAAGGGCAAAGATAATGAAACAGGCACTGTTTCTTATCGAGAAGAAGATTGGCGATATAGAGGGAGATATTAAGAGACTGAGGGCCGGGGGGGTATTCACCGAAGAGGAAGAAAAGACCCTTTTCAGCACCCATGCAGAATTCCGCACCCTTTTCCATACCGTTGATGTAGCTCTTGTTAAAGACAGGACTGATGAATTCACAAATAAATTAAATCTCATCGAGAAAAATATAGAGGCCACCTTTAATGAACTCGGTTTCAGGAAGATTTTCTCCACCTTCTTTATGCTGGTCTTCGCTGGCATGGGTGTTGTGGTATTTCTGCTATCGAAGACATACAGGGATTAGCTTCGGCCTGAAATATGAAATCAACAATCTGAAATCTCTCTGTGTCCTCTGTGGTTTTCTTTATGTATTTTCGTGTTAATGCGATTCCCTGTGGTTAAAGAC is part of the Nitrospirota bacterium genome and harbors:
- a CDS encoding Rieske (2Fe-2S) protein produces the protein MHLLIQVRTSYTRENLDKAKLFLLFFIGFKTKSVLSEEQLKRRGFLKLLLSLLGSTAAVSFVYPLLRFIAPPGEARIKQMSLRKGEIPLGEARDIVFNATPAIIINSPERGYIALSRVCTHLGCLVEYDKGKKRLLCPCHAGIYDLEGNVLSGPPPRPLPKIPLRIEGEIIVIG
- a CDS encoding cytochrome bc complex cytochrome b subunit; the protein is MWKKIRDWLEIRIGLDNLVRTQVKEFRVPGNINIFYTLGFVALTAYVLQVISGIFLLIYYVPHSEHAFSSVQDIMNKVPYGWLFRQMHVAGSNLMVAVVFLHLFSVFFMGSYKKPREMTWVTGCLMLFTVLFFCLSGYLLPWSQLSYWATTIVTTMPTAFPVIGDFIAWILRGGDYVSGSTLNRFFAIHVALLPPVFLFLMGLHIFLVRRIGLSSPPLGTSSKKGHWTEYRPETHPEGYPFYPYFVMKELVMVMIYLALMFFIIAFLPTLFLPGDANSPANPFKTPVHIRPEWYFLAPYQMLKLIPNKFLGITAELILIGIFLLWPFFDTKEERNILKRPRLLGVFIFSVTIWVVLTIWGRY
- a CDS encoding cytochrome C, which translates into the protein MRYRIFWMPLLLLLLIFTLTSVAIAGFRELFEKEFLTEPWAGPKVEKDVCIECHTSDIMKPRFRVIVDEWKMSWHSQNNVSCHDCHGGDPKDAAMSMSPQRGFAGTPKYADVPEFCGKCHIGILKNYLESGHGKTLKATRKGPNCVTCHGSHNIQKASIDIISEQQCSKCHSYERAKIMKQALFLIEKKIGDIEGDIKRLRAGGVFTEEEEKTLFSTHAEFRTLFHTVDVALVKDRTDEFTNKLNLIEKNIEATFNELGFRKIFSTFFMLVFAGMGVVVFLLSKTYRD